The Leucobacter chromiiresistens genome window below encodes:
- a CDS encoding GNAT family acetyltransferase, with amino-acid sequence MQIRPVRPADADAVVALWEVAGLTRPWNDPRKDIARKREVQSELFVVAESADGRVLGSVMAGYDGHRGWMNYLATHPEARGTGVARALVEHVEQALLNLGCPKLNLQVRADNADVVEFYRHLGYGIDETVSLGKRLIAD; translated from the coding sequence ATGCAGATACGCCCTGTTCGACCCGCAGACGCCGATGCCGTGGTGGCGCTCTGGGAGGTGGCCGGCCTCACGCGCCCGTGGAACGACCCGCGGAAGGACATCGCGCGCAAGCGCGAGGTGCAGTCGGAGCTGTTCGTCGTCGCGGAGAGCGCAGACGGGCGCGTTCTCGGGTCGGTCATGGCGGGGTACGACGGGCACCGGGGGTGGATGAACTACCTCGCCACGCACCCCGAGGCGCGCGGCACCGGGGTGGCCCGTGCGCTCGTGGAGCACGTCGAGCAGGCATTGCTCAACCTCGGGTGCCCGAAGCTCAACCTGCAGGTGCGCGCCGACAACGCCGACGTCGTGGAGTTCTACCGGCACCTCGGGTACGGGATCGACGAGACCGTCTCTCTCGGCAAACGGCTCATCGCCGATTGA
- a CDS encoding LppP/LprE family lipoprotein, translated as MRLRHTRRWACALALGLSSAILLTGCGAQPEPPSTPPAKTADANPPVEETKPTPEPIVLPACGAMNATAQQEYEEFGVEMFAEPAGETDLAAFTEFSGPVAQEAMAAAEQQRGCRWPIHSQGTVIEYVAELPQAAQAPLVAALRSDTTVTEAALDAAASFSYESPAPNGYMSATEITHLFIGDVWIAVFDTAGDRAYAPAALEAVMSANPSLADAAANADAGSDADPDEPQGAAEAAGACASSDGLAMLAASAPNVPGGPWDVTGQFSDVSGYDPCAALSWIVLRPEPCCTRFSITPVLFFHQGELVPSATVAQYAIDTTAPPARASESSVALKFMWPGSDFAGPANTATSTFTWDAATSSVVRSGDLPPS; from the coding sequence GTGCGACTTCGACACACGCGACGCTGGGCATGCGCGCTGGCTCTCGGGCTGAGCAGCGCGATCCTGTTGACCGGGTGCGGCGCGCAGCCGGAGCCGCCGAGCACGCCGCCGGCGAAGACCGCCGACGCGAACCCGCCCGTCGAGGAGACGAAGCCGACCCCGGAGCCCATCGTGCTCCCCGCCTGCGGCGCGATGAACGCGACCGCGCAGCAGGAGTACGAGGAGTTCGGCGTCGAGATGTTCGCGGAGCCGGCCGGGGAGACGGATCTCGCCGCCTTCACCGAGTTCAGCGGGCCCGTCGCGCAGGAGGCGATGGCTGCGGCCGAGCAGCAGCGCGGGTGCCGGTGGCCGATCCACTCGCAGGGAACCGTCATCGAGTACGTGGCCGAGCTGCCGCAGGCCGCTCAAGCGCCGCTCGTCGCCGCACTGCGCAGCGATACGACCGTGACCGAGGCCGCGCTCGACGCGGCGGCGAGCTTCTCCTACGAGAGCCCCGCACCGAACGGCTACATGAGCGCCACCGAGATCACCCATCTCTTCATCGGCGATGTCTGGATCGCGGTCTTCGACACCGCCGGCGACCGGGCGTACGCGCCCGCCGCACTGGAGGCCGTCATGTCGGCGAACCCCTCACTCGCCGACGCCGCCGCTAACGCCGACGCCGGCTCGGATGCCGATCCCGATGAGCCGCAGGGCGCCGCTGAAGCCGCGGGCGCGTGCGCGAGCAGCGACGGCCTGGCGATGCTCGCGGCGAGCGCACCGAACGTGCCCGGCGGCCCCTGGGACGTCACCGGTCAGTTCTCCGATGTCAGCGGCTACGACCCGTGCGCTGCGCTCTCCTGGATCGTGCTGCGCCCCGAGCCCTGCTGCACCCGGTTCTCGATCACGCCGGTGCTCTTCTTCCATCAGGGCGAACTCGTGCCGAGCGCGACCGTCGCCCAGTACGCGATCGACACCACTGCACCGCCCGCTCGGGCGTCCGAGAGCAGCGTGGCGCTGAAGTTCATGTGGCCCGGATCCGACTTCGCGGGGCCCGCGAATACTGCGACCTCCACCTTCACGTGGGATGCGGCGACATCGAGCGTCGTGCGCAGCGGCGACCTGCCCCCGAGCTGA
- a CDS encoding bZIP transcription factor, with amino-acid sequence MLDSLSDNRRLTASILWIPFSWLVQALGLALVATAITALLGFRGSVEPGTALLIVGALPIIGLIVAALAALFVTRSSDESGSSRLARVSRAFFRIFSLPARWWVFGFGWVVKMMVVYAVAVIIGFVGLLITGWAISILIDMGANGLLVILVGVALPFITIGGAAWGNQYGSGTTGGMPSGIIIAIALAIIGGFFWFWLLILVLALFALPASIVLFAFSGGDFSSPSWEPHELAIAIGAFLALTVPPIIVERSGELGTAFGALADRIPYFGPRRRARRNFDAAVAESRRRQAEEQREARARAEVEQLRQSVWAPAKARAFPDYADAASLPITEWGRARLELQRVELLEAEVRRRFPLGLDGDAKRQLMQQHPWASSIIEQLA; translated from the coding sequence ATGCTCGACTCCCTCTCCGACAATCGGCGGCTGACCGCCTCGATCCTCTGGATTCCCTTCAGCTGGCTGGTGCAGGCTCTGGGCCTCGCGCTCGTCGCCACGGCGATCACCGCGCTGCTCGGCTTCCGCGGCTCGGTCGAGCCCGGCACCGCACTGCTGATCGTCGGCGCACTCCCGATCATCGGGCTCATCGTCGCCGCGCTCGCCGCACTCTTCGTCACGCGATCCTCCGACGAGAGCGGGAGCAGTCGGCTCGCGCGGGTCTCGCGAGCGTTCTTCCGCATCTTCAGCCTCCCGGCGCGCTGGTGGGTCTTCGGCTTCGGATGGGTGGTGAAGATGATGGTCGTGTACGCCGTGGCGGTCATCATCGGCTTCGTCGGCCTGCTGATCACCGGGTGGGCGATCAGCATCTTGATCGACATGGGGGCCAACGGGCTGCTCGTGATCCTCGTCGGCGTCGCGCTTCCCTTCATCACCATCGGAGGCGCCGCCTGGGGCAACCAGTACGGCAGCGGTACCACCGGTGGAATGCCGTCGGGCATCATCATCGCGATCGCCCTGGCGATCATCGGAGGGTTCTTCTGGTTCTGGCTGCTGATCCTCGTGCTCGCACTGTTCGCGCTCCCTGCGTCGATCGTGCTCTTCGCCTTCAGCGGCGGTGACTTCTCGTCGCCGAGCTGGGAGCCGCACGAGTTGGCGATCGCCATCGGCGCGTTCCTCGCACTGACGGTGCCGCCGATCATCGTCGAGCGATCCGGCGAACTCGGAACGGCGTTCGGGGCGCTCGCCGACCGGATTCCGTATTTCGGGCCCCGGCGGCGGGCTCGGCGGAACTTCGATGCCGCGGTGGCGGAGAGTCGGCGCCGCCAGGCCGAGGAGCAGAGAGAGGCGCGGGCTCGCGCCGAGGTGGAGCAGCTCCGCCAATCCGTCTGGGCGCCGGCGAAGGCCCGAGCCTTCCCCGATTACGCCGATGCGGCATCCTTGCCGATTACGGAGTGGGGGCGCGCGCGGCTGGAACTGCAGCGCGTCGAGCTGCTCGAAGCCGAGGTGCGGAGGAGGTTTCCGCTCGGTCTTGACGGAGACGCGAAGCGGCAGCTGATGCAGCAGCACCCGTGGGCGAGCAGCATCATCGAGCAGTTGGCGTAG